Proteins found in one Arthrobacter sp. U41 genomic segment:
- a CDS encoding cytochrome c biogenesis CcdA family protein, giving the protein MDIGYAGALLGGILTLLSPCSALLLPAFFAYAFSTTTRLVARTGLFYLGLLTTLVPLGVFAGVLGSLVTQHRPVLVAVSAGLVILLGAAQIAAIRLPSGLTPAAGTGSSRLSVFALGTVYGVAGVCTGPILGSILTVAAVGSNAVYGGALLAVYALGMAVPLFVLALLWDRLGISGRRWLRPRPLTIGTWSNSWLMFISGLISVGIGVLLLVSDGTAGLGGVLTVQDQFRAESAATEAAAGVPDLVVAGVATVVLAIGMALYFKSRQNEPAVTHRDLPGAVDQQNAPETTTATGTATAGPGPVADRDAR; this is encoded by the coding sequence ATGGATATCGGCTACGCCGGCGCACTCCTGGGCGGCATTCTTACCCTGTTGAGCCCTTGTTCAGCCCTCTTGTTGCCGGCATTCTTTGCCTACGCCTTCTCCACCACGACCCGGCTGGTGGCACGGACGGGATTGTTCTATCTGGGCCTGCTGACCACCCTGGTGCCGCTGGGCGTATTTGCCGGGGTGCTCGGGTCCCTCGTCACGCAGCACCGGCCCGTCCTGGTCGCAGTTTCAGCGGGCCTGGTGATCCTCCTGGGCGCCGCCCAGATCGCCGCAATCCGGCTTCCCTCCGGGCTGACGCCGGCAGCGGGCACCGGGTCGTCCCGGCTGTCCGTCTTCGCCTTGGGAACCGTCTATGGCGTCGCCGGCGTCTGCACCGGTCCGATTCTGGGCTCCATCCTGACCGTGGCCGCAGTGGGCAGCAACGCCGTCTACGGCGGCGCGCTGCTGGCAGTTTACGCGCTTGGCATGGCCGTGCCGCTCTTTGTCCTGGCCCTCCTGTGGGACCGGCTGGGCATCTCCGGCCGCCGCTGGTTGCGGCCGCGGCCGCTCACCATCGGGACGTGGTCGAATTCCTGGCTGATGTTCATTTCCGGCCTCATTTCCGTCGGCATCGGCGTGCTCCTGCTGGTCAGCGACGGCACGGCGGGGCTGGGCGGCGTGCTGACGGTCCAGGACCAGTTCCGGGCGGAATCGGCTGCCACCGAGGCCGCCGCCGGCGTCCCCGACCTTGTTGTCGCCGGGGTCGCGACCGTCGTTCTCGCCATCGGCATGGCACTGTATTTCAAGAGCCGGCAAAACGAGCCGGCCGTGACCCACCGCGACCTCCCCGGAGCGGTCGACCAACAGAATGCGCCGGAGACCACCACGGCCACCGGGACAGCCACCGCTGGCCCTGGCCCGGTCGCAGACAGGGATGCCAGATGA
- a CDS encoding Dyp-type peroxidase: MAGNQQPAGLSAGSDESGAPRKLPRRGLLFGGAAAGLGALAAAGAHLAGAGSQQPGSPAPAEAEAAAAAAAEESLHGGGVVPFHGDRQAGITTAAQAHGVFVALDLRPGTTRAKVKALLRLLSDDAANLCAGKPALADTEAELAQVPARLTVTFGFGPGLVAAVDPARAPGWLKPLPAFSIDRLQPEFSDGDLLLQICADDPLTVAHAQRMLLKDSRSFATVRWVQTGFRRSNGSEKSGTTMRNLFGQVDGTSNPAPDSTDHERVVWGGGDIPAWTENGTSVVIRRIAMNLDKWDEVDRVGREESVGRRLSNGAPLTGTHEHDEPDLAAVSKLGFPVISDVSHLRRARPEDSSQRIFRRAYNYDAAPGAGGVSDSGLIFVSYQADVDRQFTPIQRRLDEMDMLNQWTTPVGSAVFAIPPGCREGGFVGDGLFA, encoded by the coding sequence ATGGCCGGGAACCAGCAGCCCGCGGGCCTGTCCGCCGGCAGCGACGAGTCCGGCGCCCCGAGGAAACTGCCGCGGCGCGGACTCCTCTTCGGCGGCGCCGCGGCAGGCCTGGGGGCACTGGCAGCGGCCGGCGCCCACCTCGCCGGGGCGGGCAGCCAGCAGCCCGGGAGCCCTGCCCCGGCCGAAGCCGAAGCCGCAGCCGCAGCCGCAGCCGAGGAGAGCCTCCACGGCGGCGGCGTTGTTCCGTTTCACGGCGACCGGCAGGCGGGTATCACGACGGCGGCACAGGCCCACGGCGTCTTTGTCGCCCTGGACCTGCGGCCCGGGACGACGCGCGCCAAGGTCAAAGCGCTCCTGCGGCTGCTCAGCGACGATGCCGCGAACCTCTGCGCGGGAAAACCGGCACTGGCCGACACCGAGGCCGAACTCGCCCAGGTGCCGGCACGGCTGACGGTCACGTTCGGCTTCGGACCCGGGCTGGTTGCCGCAGTGGACCCCGCCCGGGCGCCCGGCTGGCTGAAACCCCTGCCGGCTTTCAGCATCGACAGGCTGCAGCCCGAGTTCTCCGACGGTGATCTGCTGCTGCAGATCTGCGCGGATGACCCGTTGACCGTGGCGCACGCCCAGCGGATGCTCCTGAAGGACAGCCGGAGCTTCGCGACCGTCCGCTGGGTGCAGACCGGCTTCCGCCGTTCGAACGGCAGCGAGAAGTCCGGGACCACCATGCGGAACCTCTTCGGCCAGGTGGACGGGACCTCGAACCCGGCGCCGGACAGCACAGACCACGAGCGCGTGGTCTGGGGCGGCGGGGACATTCCCGCGTGGACGGAGAACGGCACGTCGGTCGTCATCCGCCGGATCGCGATGAACCTGGACAAGTGGGACGAGGTGGACCGCGTCGGACGGGAGGAATCAGTGGGCCGCCGGCTGTCCAACGGGGCACCCCTGACCGGGACGCACGAGCACGACGAGCCGGACCTGGCCGCCGTGTCCAAGCTCGGGTTCCCGGTCATCTCGGACGTTTCGCACCTGCGCCGGGCCCGGCCCGAGGACAGTTCCCAGCGGATCTTCCGGCGGGCCTACAACTACGACGCCGCTCCCGGCGCCGGAGGGGTCTCGGACTCCGGGCTGATCTTCGTGTCCTACCAGGCCGACGTCGACAGGCAGTTCACGCCCATCCAGCGCCGGCTCGATGAAATGGACATGCTCAACCAGTGGACGACGCCGGTGGGCTCGGCCGTGTTTGCCATTCCGCCGGGCTGCCGGGAGGGCGGTTTCGTCGGCGACGGCCTGTTCGCCTGA
- a CDS encoding DsrE family protein, with protein MSEFGAENHNGDTAGNGRPGPEGRTVQARRGLVAHAVGSLPDGALAGVLRSSQNAVAALGPEVPVEAVIQGPGVALLAEGSGFGEAISTAVAGGVRVLACGNSLRSAGVPAERLLPGVGMVPAAIAHLARRQWDGWAYVRL; from the coding sequence GTGTCTGAATTTGGAGCCGAAAACCATAACGGGGACACCGCCGGGAACGGCAGGCCCGGGCCGGAGGGGCGGACGGTGCAGGCGCGGCGCGGGCTCGTGGCCCATGCCGTCGGTTCGTTGCCGGACGGGGCGCTTGCCGGGGTGCTGCGGAGCAGCCAGAATGCTGTTGCGGCGCTCGGACCGGAGGTTCCCGTCGAGGCTGTCATCCAGGGCCCCGGAGTGGCCCTCCTGGCGGAGGGATCGGGGTTCGGTGAAGCCATTTCCACCGCCGTCGCCGGCGGTGTCCGGGTGCTGGCCTGCGGGAACAGCCTGCGTTCGGCGGGAGTGCCGGCCGAACGCCTGCTGCCCGGCGTCGGGATGGTGCCGGCGGCCATCGCCCACCTCGCCAGACGGCAGTGGGACGGCTGGGCCTACGTCCGCCTCTAG
- a CDS encoding DUF1540 domain-containing protein, with protein sequence MTTHVADCTVSNCSFNDHSNCNAAAITVGGAEDHASCATFIDIGVHGGLPKVLADVGACQRSECAHNDHLMCKAPEVHVGPGVDNADCLTYAHR encoded by the coding sequence ATGACGACGCACGTGGCCGACTGCACGGTGAGCAACTGCTCCTTCAATGACCATTCCAACTGCAACGCCGCAGCCATTACCGTCGGTGGCGCTGAGGATCATGCCTCCTGCGCCACCTTCATCGATATCGGAGTGCATGGAGGGCTCCCCAAGGTCCTGGCCGACGTCGGCGCCTGCCAGCGTTCCGAATGCGCCCATAACGACCATCTGATGTGTAAGGCGCCCGAGGTACATGTGGGACCAGGCGTCGACAACGCCGATTGCCTCACCTACGCACACCGATAA
- a CDS encoding copper chaperone PCu(A)C: MSKKLVYPALSVLAAAALALTGCAPSASTPAPSSAAAVTTPAGAAAAPAVSQPWVKAAGSGMTGGFGVIKNTSDAGITVTGASTPAARMVELHETAAGANGAMQMQAKQGGFVIPAGGELKLEPGADHLMLMGLTAPITAGDDVTFTLELAGGGSFEFTAVAKDFSGANENYVEDEGAGMQHGQPSGAAGSATPSAPSPTSK, encoded by the coding sequence ATGTCCAAAAAGCTCGTCTACCCCGCCCTTTCCGTTCTCGCCGCCGCGGCCCTGGCCCTCACCGGCTGCGCTCCCTCAGCCTCGACGCCGGCACCGTCCTCGGCCGCCGCCGTCACCACCCCGGCCGGTGCGGCCGCCGCGCCGGCGGTCAGCCAGCCCTGGGTCAAGGCCGCCGGATCCGGCATGACCGGCGGATTCGGCGTCATCAAGAACACCTCCGACGCCGGCATCACCGTCACCGGCGCCTCGACCCCGGCGGCCCGGATGGTGGAGCTGCATGAAACCGCCGCTGGAGCCAACGGCGCCATGCAGATGCAGGCCAAGCAGGGCGGCTTTGTGATCCCGGCCGGCGGCGAACTGAAACTGGAGCCGGGCGCCGACCACCTCATGCTGATGGGCCTTACCGCACCCATCACTGCCGGTGACGACGTCACCTTCACGCTGGAGCTGGCCGGCGGCGGCAGCTTCGAATTCACCGCCGTGGCGAAGGACTTCAGCGGCGCCAACGAGAACTACGTCGAAGACGAGGGCGCCGGCATGCAGCACGGCCAGCCGTCCGGAGCCGCCGGCAGCGCAACCCCTTCCGCGCCGTCGCCGACCTCGAAGTAA
- a CDS encoding LacI family DNA-binding transcriptional regulator, which produces MRHGSKPTIRDVAEAAGVSLTTVSYVLSGRPGGNTRISQPTQDRVHAAAQALGYIPNRAARGMRRGRTDVVAVAITDLDDSWDRALAAATARILPRHGYQPVILMGESWRQFMLTGGADGVVLGSKPADRSSEDLETMTELADRGVSLLVFSDTLQPDGFGVLAPGHHAAAGTGNPPAGGNPLFEEAVSLLLARLRG; this is translated from the coding sequence GTGCGGCACGGATCCAAGCCCACCATCCGCGACGTCGCGGAGGCGGCAGGGGTGTCCCTGACCACGGTCTCCTACGTGCTGTCCGGCCGCCCCGGCGGAAACACCCGGATCAGCCAGCCCACCCAGGACCGTGTTCATGCCGCGGCCCAGGCGCTGGGCTATATCCCCAACCGGGCCGCGCGCGGCATGCGGCGCGGACGCACCGACGTCGTGGCCGTGGCCATCACCGACCTCGACGACTCCTGGGACCGCGCGCTGGCCGCAGCGACCGCCAGGATCCTGCCCCGGCACGGCTACCAGCCGGTCATCCTGATGGGTGAAAGCTGGCGGCAGTTTATGCTGACCGGCGGAGCCGACGGCGTTGTCCTCGGCTCCAAGCCGGCGGACCGTTCCTCCGAGGACCTGGAGACTATGACGGAACTCGCAGACCGCGGTGTGAGCCTGCTGGTTTTCTCGGACACCCTGCAGCCGGACGGCTTCGGCGTGCTGGCACCGGGGCACCACGCGGCTGCCGGGACGGGCAACCCGCCGGCCGGCGGCAACCCGCTCTTCGAAGAGGCCGTCTCCCTGCTGCTCGCCCGGCTTCGCGGCTGA
- a CDS encoding copper resistance CopC family protein, producing MGASLLAAPLLCVGISLPAAPAAFAHDQLISSSPAPDERLDKTPASITLNFGSPLLTLGHEVRVVDDNAKNWVAGSPVLSRETLTQPLPELPDGGYQVSWRVVSADGHPINGGYRFHVGNPAAAATPEAPASPAPGAESGAPAATGTGVPGWLPAAGIAAAAGLGIYLAFAGLRRIKRNVQSPSE from the coding sequence TTGGGAGCATCACTGCTCGCCGCCCCCTTGCTCTGCGTAGGCATCAGCCTCCCGGCAGCACCTGCGGCGTTCGCCCATGACCAGCTGATTTCGTCCAGCCCGGCGCCCGATGAGCGCCTGGACAAAACGCCAGCCAGCATCACCCTGAATTTCGGTTCGCCCCTGCTGACGCTGGGCCACGAGGTCCGCGTCGTCGATGACAACGCAAAGAACTGGGTAGCCGGCTCGCCGGTACTCAGCCGGGAAACACTGACCCAGCCGCTCCCGGAACTCCCCGACGGCGGCTACCAGGTCAGCTGGCGGGTTGTCTCCGCAGACGGCCATCCGATCAATGGCGGCTACCGGTTCCACGTCGGCAACCCGGCCGCCGCCGCAACGCCGGAGGCCCCCGCCAGCCCGGCTCCCGGCGCTGAATCAGGCGCGCCTGCCGCAACCGGCACCGGCGTACCCGGCTGGCTGCCTGCCGCCGGAATCGCTGCGGCCGCAGGCCTCGGCATTTACCTGGCCTTTGCAGGCCTCCGGCGCATCAAGCGCAACGTCCAATCCCCCAGCGAATAA
- a CDS encoding DsbA family protein: MPTLTKSKPAAAKPGRRTASIVLPALGIAVLLLFVGLLSYQGAAAQKDATEPRQQSQDTKGSADEKLDMSRREADDPTAIGSRDAPVVLVEYADYRCPFCGLFSRDTLPPLVAKYVDRGDLRVEWRDLPVFGAESSAAAVAGRAAGEQGRFWEFNKAVFSIAPERGHAELPRERLVKLAADAGVPDLKQFEADLDSPELKAAVSKDAQEAASLGATGTPTFLVNDTPLVGAQPLAAFEKAIDAALKSAKGN; the protein is encoded by the coding sequence ATGCCCACCCTGACCAAATCCAAGCCTGCAGCGGCCAAGCCGGGCCGCCGCACCGCATCGATAGTCCTGCCGGCACTGGGCATCGCCGTGCTGTTGCTGTTCGTGGGGCTGCTCTCCTACCAGGGCGCAGCGGCGCAAAAAGACGCCACCGAGCCACGGCAGCAGTCCCAGGACACCAAAGGCTCCGCCGACGAAAAACTGGACATGTCCCGCAGGGAAGCGGACGATCCGACCGCGATCGGCAGCCGGGATGCCCCGGTCGTCCTGGTGGAGTACGCGGACTACCGCTGCCCCTTCTGCGGGCTGTTTTCCCGGGACACCCTTCCCCCGCTGGTGGCGAAATACGTTGACCGCGGCGACCTGAGGGTCGAGTGGCGTGATCTGCCGGTCTTTGGGGCCGAGTCATCCGCCGCCGCCGTCGCCGGACGTGCGGCCGGCGAGCAGGGCAGGTTCTGGGAGTTCAACAAGGCCGTCTTCTCCATCGCGCCCGAACGCGGCCACGCCGAGCTGCCGCGGGAGCGCCTGGTCAAGCTTGCGGCCGATGCAGGAGTCCCCGACCTGAAGCAGTTCGAAGCGGACCTGGACTCCCCCGAGCTCAAAGCCGCGGTCTCGAAGGATGCCCAGGAGGCCGCGTCCCTTGGCGCAACCGGGACCCCCACCTTCCTGGTGAACGACACCCCGCTCGTTGGTGCACAGCCGCTGGCCGCCTTTGAGAAGGCCATCGATGCTGCACTGAAGTCTGCCAAGGGCAACTGA
- a CDS encoding protein-tyrosine phosphatase family protein has protein sequence MTQTWDPGRPGILELPSGRLIRGRALLRPLPAGQRPEFGLYLLGRRPGPVAWDSRWVRWRDLHVPADDADTLDSLIEAWRRAENERVEVACWGGRGRTGTALACIAVLDGVPPAEAVAFVRARYRRGAVETPWQRKYVARFQNPGA, from the coding sequence ATGACGCAGACTTGGGATCCTGGCCGGCCCGGAATCCTGGAATTGCCGTCCGGCCGGCTCATCCGCGGCCGCGCTCTGCTCAGGCCGCTGCCCGCCGGGCAGCGGCCCGAGTTTGGCCTGTACTTGCTGGGAAGACGCCCTGGCCCGGTGGCCTGGGATTCCCGCTGGGTCCGCTGGCGGGACCTGCATGTGCCAGCCGACGACGCCGACACCCTGGACTCGCTCATCGAGGCCTGGCGACGTGCCGAAAACGAGCGGGTCGAGGTGGCCTGCTGGGGCGGCCGTGGCCGGACTGGCACCGCACTGGCCTGTATCGCGGTCCTGGACGGTGTCCCGCCTGCCGAGGCCGTAGCGTTCGTGCGAGCCCGCTACCGCCGGGGCGCCGTTGAGACACCGTGGCAGCGGAAGTACGTCGCCCGGTTTCAGAACCCAGGGGCATGA
- a CDS encoding MFS transporter: MNTQERPEGLKPGEAARPGTITPPARPGAENHRLQRRVVSVLVGGQILGGIGMGATLSLGSLLAAQLSGSNAWSGMAATMSTLGAAFAAVPLARLAQARGRRISLSTGALIAGAGAVVAITSAALGVFPLLLLGLMLLGAGSAVNLQARFAATDLSRPGSRGRDLSIVVWSTTIGAVLGPNLFGPGEMVGAALGLPPLTGAFAFSVAAQLAAAVVYATGLRPDPLLTAMSSRVPDLEAPQPKSGLRILRSNPRARYAVAAVALSHATMVGLMSMTPVHLRDHGASLTVVGLTISLHIAGMYALSPVFGWMADKAGRLRTILLGQAMLLISLVLAGVAPDSGTAVTASLILLGLGWSASVVAGSALVAESAHVQDRPAIQGVSDLSMNAAGATGGALAGPVLAAVGYSGLGFLSIALVVAVIVWTTLQPRHPNQEQDQA; this comes from the coding sequence ATGAACACACAGGAACGTCCGGAAGGCCTGAAACCAGGCGAGGCCGCCAGACCGGGAACCATCACACCCCCGGCCCGGCCCGGAGCGGAAAATCACCGGCTGCAACGCCGAGTCGTCTCAGTCCTCGTCGGCGGCCAGATCCTCGGCGGCATCGGCATGGGAGCCACACTCTCCCTGGGCTCCCTGCTGGCAGCCCAGCTCTCCGGATCCAACGCGTGGTCCGGCATGGCCGCCACGATGAGCACCCTCGGCGCCGCCTTCGCCGCCGTCCCCCTGGCCCGGCTGGCCCAGGCCCGCGGCCGGCGGATCTCGCTGTCCACCGGCGCCCTGATTGCCGGGGCGGGCGCCGTCGTGGCAATCACCTCCGCCGCGCTGGGGGTCTTCCCGTTGCTGCTGCTGGGCCTGATGCTCCTCGGCGCGGGATCCGCGGTGAATCTGCAGGCACGTTTTGCCGCAACCGACCTATCCCGCCCGGGGTCCCGGGGCCGGGACCTCTCGATCGTGGTGTGGTCCACAACAATCGGCGCCGTCCTGGGCCCGAACCTGTTCGGTCCCGGCGAGATGGTCGGCGCCGCCCTTGGCCTCCCCCCGCTGACGGGCGCTTTCGCCTTTTCCGTGGCCGCCCAGCTTGCGGCCGCCGTCGTCTATGCGACGGGCCTGCGGCCGGACCCCCTCCTCACCGCAATGTCCTCGCGGGTGCCCGATCTCGAAGCACCCCAGCCCAAGAGCGGGCTGCGGATTCTGCGCAGCAACCCGAGGGCGCGGTATGCGGTGGCCGCCGTCGCCCTCAGCCACGCCACGATGGTGGGGCTTATGTCCATGACTCCCGTGCACCTGCGCGACCATGGGGCCAGCCTCACGGTGGTCGGCCTGACGATCAGCCTGCACATCGCCGGCATGTATGCGCTGTCTCCCGTTTTCGGCTGGATGGCGGACAAGGCAGGGCGGCTGCGCACCATCCTGCTGGGCCAGGCCATGCTGCTGATTTCGCTGGTGCTGGCCGGAGTCGCGCCGGACTCCGGCACCGCCGTGACCGCGAGCCTGATCCTGCTGGGGCTGGGCTGGTCCGCCTCCGTGGTCGCCGGGTCCGCGCTGGTGGCCGAGTCCGCCCATGTGCAGGACCGGCCGGCGATCCAGGGTGTCTCGGACCTGAGCATGAACGCAGCAGGGGCGACCGGCGGGGCACTGGCCGGACCGGTGCTGGCCGCCGTCGGGTATTCCGGGCTCGGCTTCCTCTCCATTGCCCTGGTGGTCGCCGTGATCGTCTGGACCACCCTGCAGCCACGGCATCCCAACCAGGAACAGGACCAGGCATGA
- a CDS encoding GntR family transcriptional regulator has translation MKDHQGPPSASGAKGAVERTKGGPLWKTVSAELLAEVLAGEFAAGFPGELELARRYGVSRGTIRAALKPLRDAGHITAHPGKKPTVVAGRSTAYGPIYSVLASIRESGMKHSSVVLEQHLVVNAEVAAKLALHPDAELFHLSRVRFADGEPIGLDQVWLPGATAGKLLEADFRDASLYGELDRRCGVVLDGGTEQLTAVLATPGQAVLLGCPEGSPLLLIERTGCHRARDLEFRRSYVLGDRVAIATAFGCKATPPRRG, from the coding sequence GTGAAGGATCACCAGGGGCCACCGTCCGCGTCCGGAGCAAAGGGGGCTGTTGAGCGGACCAAGGGCGGCCCGCTCTGGAAAACCGTCAGTGCCGAGCTTCTGGCGGAAGTCCTCGCCGGAGAGTTCGCGGCAGGCTTCCCGGGCGAGCTGGAACTGGCCCGGCGCTACGGAGTCAGCCGCGGCACGATCCGGGCGGCCCTGAAACCCTTGCGCGACGCCGGGCACATCACGGCGCACCCCGGGAAGAAACCCACGGTGGTCGCCGGAAGAAGTACGGCGTACGGGCCGATCTACAGCGTCCTGGCGTCCATCCGGGAGTCCGGGATGAAACACAGCAGTGTGGTCCTGGAGCAGCACCTGGTGGTCAACGCGGAGGTGGCTGCAAAGCTTGCCCTGCATCCGGACGCGGAGCTCTTTCACCTCTCCCGGGTCCGCTTCGCCGACGGCGAGCCGATTGGGCTGGACCAGGTCTGGCTTCCCGGAGCGACCGCCGGGAAGCTGCTGGAGGCTGACTTCCGTGACGCCTCCCTATACGGCGAGCTCGACCGGCGCTGCGGCGTCGTGCTCGACGGCGGCACGGAGCAGCTCACTGCAGTGCTTGCCACCCCCGGGCAGGCGGTCCTGCTCGGGTGTCCGGAGGGCTCCCCGCTGCTGCTGATCGAGCGGACCGGCTGCCACCGGGCTCGTGACCTCGAATTCCGGCGCAGCTATGTCCTGGGCGACCGCGTGGCGATCGCGACCGCCTTCGGCTGCAAGGCCACGCCGCCGCGTCGAGGCTAA
- a CDS encoding SulP family inorganic anion transporter, which translates to MATKTAGTVPVLTPEQLQSVRGTLRSPRRLKTEVLGGLVVALALIPEAIAFSIIAGVDPRIGLFASFTMAVTIAVVGGRPAMISAATGAVALVIAPLVKSHGLDYLIAAVILAGIFQIILGLSGVARLMRFIPRSVMVGFVNALAILIFMSQVPELIGVTWLVYPLTAVGLLIVFGLPGLTKAVPAPLVAIVALTLVTVLAAVAVPTVGDKGALPDSLPSFFLPNVPLTLETLQVIFPFALAMAFVGLLESLMTAKLVDDITDTRSHKTREAWGQGVANIVTGFFGGMGGCAMIGQTMINVKASGARTRISTFLAGVFLLILVVALGDIVSLIPMGALVAVMIFVAVATFDWHSIRPSALKALPKSETLVMVATVIVTVATHNLAIGVGVGVLVAMVMFARRVAHFVTVDRTVTEVDGRQVATYKVDGELFFASSNDLYTQFEYALDPERVVIDMHASHLWDASTIASLDAITEKYRHHGKTVEIVGLNDASLLMRERLAGKLGAGPAPAGGVRPAGPGWRLNRTAVLPPRQDPPAGR; encoded by the coding sequence ATGGCCACCAAAACCGCCGGAACCGTCCCGGTCCTGACCCCGGAACAGCTCCAGTCCGTCCGCGGCACCCTGCGGTCACCGCGCCGGCTGAAGACCGAGGTCCTCGGCGGGCTCGTCGTGGCGCTGGCACTTATTCCGGAGGCCATTGCCTTTTCGATCATCGCCGGTGTCGATCCCCGGATCGGTCTCTTCGCTTCGTTCACGATGGCGGTCACGATCGCCGTCGTCGGCGGACGACCGGCCATGATCTCGGCGGCCACGGGCGCCGTCGCCCTGGTGATCGCCCCGCTGGTGAAGTCCCACGGCCTGGACTACCTCATCGCCGCCGTCATCCTCGCCGGCATCTTCCAGATCATCCTGGGCCTGTCCGGGGTGGCCAGGCTGATGCGGTTCATTCCCCGCTCGGTCATGGTCGGGTTCGTCAACGCCTTGGCCATTCTGATCTTCATGTCCCAGGTCCCCGAGCTGATCGGCGTCACCTGGCTGGTCTATCCGCTCACCGCGGTGGGCCTGCTGATTGTCTTCGGCCTGCCCGGGCTGACCAAAGCCGTGCCGGCACCGCTCGTTGCGATCGTGGCGCTGACACTCGTGACGGTGCTGGCCGCCGTCGCCGTCCCCACGGTGGGGGATAAGGGCGCGCTGCCCGACTCGTTGCCGTCCTTCTTCCTTCCCAACGTGCCGCTGACGCTTGAGACGCTGCAGGTGATCTTCCCGTTCGCCCTGGCCATGGCCTTCGTGGGGCTGCTCGAATCCCTCATGACCGCGAAACTCGTCGACGACATCACGGACACGCGCTCCCACAAGACCCGCGAGGCCTGGGGCCAGGGCGTCGCGAATATTGTCACCGGCTTCTTCGGCGGCATGGGCGGCTGCGCGATGATCGGGCAGACCATGATCAACGTCAAGGCGTCCGGCGCACGCACCCGGATCTCGACCTTCCTCGCCGGGGTGTTCCTGCTCATCCTGGTGGTGGCCCTGGGCGACATCGTGTCCCTCATCCCGATGGGCGCCCTCGTGGCCGTGATGATCTTCGTCGCCGTGGCCACCTTCGACTGGCACAGCATCCGGCCGTCCGCGCTGAAGGCGCTGCCCAAGAGTGAAACGCTCGTCATGGTGGCCACCGTGATCGTCACTGTGGCGACGCACAACCTGGCCATCGGTGTTGGCGTCGGCGTCCTGGTGGCGATGGTCATGTTCGCCCGCCGCGTGGCGCACTTCGTTACGGTGGACCGCACCGTGACAGAGGTCGACGGCCGCCAGGTCGCCACCTACAAGGTCGACGGCGAACTCTTCTTCGCTTCATCGAACGACCTCTACACCCAGTTCGAATACGCCCTGGACCCGGAGCGGGTGGTCATCGACATGCACGCCAGCCACCTCTGGGACGCGTCCACCATCGCTTCGCTGGATGCCATCACCGAGAAGTACCGGCACCACGGCAAGACCGTGGAGATTGTGGGCCTCAACGACGCCAGCCTGCTGATGCGCGAACGCCTCGCCGGAAAGCTCGGCGCCGGCCCCGCCCCGGCAGGCGGTGTCAGGCCAGCGGGGCCGGGGTGGCGGCTGAACCGGACCGCTGTGTTGCCGCCGCGGCAGGATCCACCAGCGGGTCGATGA